In one Saccharibacillus brassicae genomic region, the following are encoded:
- the araA gene encoding L-arabinose isomerase, with protein sequence MTGTAGKQFWFVVGSQHLYGEEALGEVKAHAQKMTDALNASGVLPYPLVLQDLAVTADKITQLMQEINYRDEVAGVITWMHTFSPAKMWIRGTQKLQKPLLHLATQYNESIPWATIDMDFMNLNQAAHGDREYGFINARLKKQNKVVVGYWERPAVQQQIADWMDVAVAYNESFNIRVARFGDNMRNVGVTEGDKVEAQIQFGWTVDYYGIGDLVEVVNAVGEQEIDALMAEYADLYEFEYGDNSKEAWEASVRVQAGYEIALKRFLDEKGYNAFTSNFEDLHGMKQLPGLAVQRLMAQGYGFAGEGDWKTAALDRLMKVMSHNQNTGFMEDYTYEMAAGQEAILQSHMLEVDPSLAGSKPKVVVSPLGIGGKEDPARLVFDGKAGDGVVVSMVDLGTHYKLLINEVTAFEPTEPAPNLPVARVLWSVKPNFQDGVRAWIENGGGHHTVVSLNLTTDQIVTYAKLVNLEYVVIK encoded by the coding sequence ATGACGGGAACAGCGGGAAAACAGTTTTGGTTTGTCGTGGGGTCGCAGCATTTGTACGGAGAAGAAGCGTTGGGCGAAGTCAAAGCGCACGCCCAGAAGATGACGGACGCGCTCAATGCGAGCGGCGTGCTGCCTTATCCGCTCGTGCTGCAGGATCTGGCCGTGACCGCGGACAAGATCACGCAGCTCATGCAGGAAATCAACTACCGCGACGAAGTCGCCGGCGTCATTACGTGGATGCATACGTTCTCGCCTGCGAAAATGTGGATCCGCGGCACGCAAAAGCTGCAAAAGCCGCTGCTGCATCTGGCGACCCAGTACAATGAGAGCATTCCGTGGGCGACGATCGACATGGACTTCATGAACCTGAACCAGGCGGCCCACGGCGACCGCGAATACGGCTTTATCAATGCCCGTCTCAAAAAGCAAAATAAAGTCGTCGTCGGCTATTGGGAGCGTCCGGCCGTGCAGCAGCAGATCGCGGACTGGATGGACGTCGCGGTCGCTTACAACGAAAGCTTCAATATCCGCGTAGCCCGCTTCGGCGACAATATGCGCAACGTCGGCGTAACCGAAGGCGACAAGGTCGAAGCGCAGATCCAGTTCGGCTGGACCGTGGATTACTACGGCATCGGCGATCTCGTGGAAGTCGTGAACGCCGTTGGCGAGCAGGAAATCGACGCATTGATGGCCGAATACGCCGATCTGTACGAGTTCGAATACGGCGACAACAGCAAGGAAGCGTGGGAAGCCAGCGTGCGCGTCCAAGCGGGTTACGAGATCGCGCTCAAGCGCTTCCTGGACGAGAAAGGCTATAACGCCTTCACGTCGAACTTCGAAGACCTGCACGGCATGAAGCAGCTTCCGGGCCTGGCCGTGCAGCGGCTGATGGCGCAGGGTTACGGCTTTGCCGGCGAAGGCGACTGGAAGACGGCGGCGCTTGATCGCCTCATGAAAGTCATGAGCCACAATCAGAACACCGGCTTCATGGAAGACTACACGTACGAGATGGCGGCCGGGCAGGAAGCGATCCTGCAGTCCCACATGCTCGAAGTGGACCCTTCCCTTGCCGGCAGCAAGCCGAAAGTCGTCGTGTCCCCGCTCGGAATCGGCGGCAAAGAAGATCCGGCCCGCCTCGTCTTCGACGGCAAAGCCGGCGACGGCGTCGTCGTCTCGATGGTGGATCTCGGCACGCATTACAAGCTGCTGATCAACGAAGTGACCGCGTTCGAGCCGACGGAACCGGCACCGAACCTGCCGGTTGCCCGCGTATTGTGGAGCGTGAAGCCGAACTTCCAGGACGGCGTCCGTGCCTGGATCGAGAACGGCGGCGGCCACCACACGGTCGTGTCGCTCAACCTGACGACCGATCAGATCGTCACTTACGCGAAGCTCGTGAATCTGGAGTATGTCGTGATCAAGTAA
- a CDS encoding L-ribulose-5-phosphate 4-epimerase, whose product MLEQLKQEVYEANLELPKHGLVKFTWGNASAVDRESNLFVIKPSGVSYETMKPSDMVVVDFDGNVVEGDMRPSSDTATHAVLYKHYPQIGGIVHTHSTWATIWAQAGLDVPVMGTTHADTFYGAVPCARFLTQEEIDRGYEAETGRVIIETFDKLGVDVLAIPAVLLQGHAPFTWGKDVKSAVVNSVVLEEVCKMNLYARQLNHFAKELPQGILDKHYLRKHGKDAYYGQK is encoded by the coding sequence TTGTTGGAACAGCTGAAGCAAGAAGTCTACGAAGCGAATCTGGAGCTGCCGAAGCACGGCCTCGTCAAGTTCACGTGGGGCAACGCCAGCGCCGTCGACCGTGAGAGCAATCTGTTCGTCATCAAGCCGAGCGGCGTCAGCTACGAGACGATGAAGCCGAGCGATATGGTCGTGGTCGATTTTGACGGCAACGTGGTCGAAGGCGACATGAGACCTTCGTCCGATACGGCGACGCACGCCGTCTTGTACAAGCATTATCCGCAGATCGGCGGCATCGTGCATACGCATTCGACCTGGGCGACGATCTGGGCGCAGGCGGGGCTGGACGTTCCGGTCATGGGCACGACGCATGCCGACACGTTCTACGGAGCGGTACCCTGCGCGCGCTTCCTGACCCAGGAAGAGATCGACCGCGGGTACGAAGCGGAGACGGGCCGCGTCATCATCGAGACGTTCGACAAGCTCGGCGTCGACGTGCTGGCGATTCCGGCCGTGCTGCTGCAAGGCCACGCGCCGTTCACCTGGGGCAAAGACGTCAAGTCGGCGGTCGTGAACAGCGTCGTGCTGGAAGAAGTGTGCAAGATGAACCTGTACGCGCGCCAACTGAACCATTTTGCCAAAGAACTGCCTCAGGGCATTCTGGACAAGCATTATTTGCGCAAACACGGCAAAGACGCCTACTACGGGCAGAAATGA
- a CDS encoding xylulokinase, which yields MNQVNVQEAIAGGRTSLGIEFGSTRIKAVLIDSTFETIASGSYEWENRLKDGYWTYDQSEILGGLQAAYREMKQDVQQRYGVKLTTVGGIGFSAMMHGYMAFDRAGELLVPFRTWRNATTGEAACELTELFQFNIPERWSIAHLYQAILGGEEHVPSIDFVTTLAGYIHWLLTGEKKIGIGDASGLFPIEESSHAYHPAMVGQFDALIAGKGYPWTLSHVLPQVLSAGEQAGTLTAEGAKLLDPDGDLQPGIALCPPEGDAGTGMVATNSVKKRTGNVSVGTSVFAMIVLERELSKLYPEIDMVTTPDGSPVGMVHANNCSSDLNAWMGLFREFAAAMGFEADSGKLFGVLLNKALEADPDGGGLLSYGYLSGENITGLEQGRPLFVRSPESSFTLANFMRTHLFTAFGALKLGMDILTENEQVAIDSLLGHGGLFKTPVVGQRMLAAALNVPISVMSTAGEGGAWGMALLAAYMTDREADESLEHFLGEKVFKDVEGEEISPDASDVEGFRTFIQRYRAGLAIEQAAVDHLN from the coding sequence ATGAACCAAGTCAACGTACAGGAAGCGATCGCCGGCGGCCGCACTTCGCTCGGCATCGAATTCGGATCGACCCGGATCAAGGCGGTGCTGATCGATTCGACGTTCGAGACGATCGCTTCGGGAAGTTACGAATGGGAGAACCGGCTCAAGGACGGGTATTGGACGTACGACCAAAGCGAGATTCTCGGAGGGCTGCAGGCCGCTTACCGCGAGATGAAGCAGGACGTGCAGCAGCGCTACGGCGTGAAGCTGACTACGGTCGGCGGGATCGGATTCTCGGCCATGATGCACGGGTACATGGCGTTCGACCGTGCAGGCGAGCTGCTGGTGCCGTTCCGGACGTGGCGCAACGCCACTACGGGCGAGGCGGCGTGCGAGCTGACGGAGCTGTTCCAATTCAATATCCCGGAACGCTGGAGCATCGCCCATCTGTACCAGGCGATCCTCGGCGGGGAAGAGCATGTGCCAAGCATCGACTTCGTGACGACGCTCGCCGGCTATATCCACTGGCTGCTGACGGGCGAGAAGAAGATCGGGATCGGCGACGCTTCCGGCCTCTTCCCGATCGAAGAGTCGAGCCATGCGTACCATCCGGCGATGGTGGGACAGTTCGACGCGTTGATCGCGGGCAAAGGGTATCCGTGGACGCTCTCGCACGTACTGCCGCAGGTGCTGAGTGCCGGCGAACAAGCCGGCACGCTGACCGCGGAAGGCGCGAAGCTGCTCGACCCGGACGGCGACCTGCAGCCCGGCATTGCGCTCTGTCCGCCGGAAGGCGACGCGGGCACGGGCATGGTGGCGACGAACAGCGTGAAGAAGCGCACGGGCAACGTGTCGGTCGGCACGTCGGTGTTCGCCATGATCGTATTGGAGCGGGAACTGTCGAAGCTGTATCCCGAGATCGACATGGTCACGACGCCGGACGGCAGTCCGGTCGGCATGGTGCATGCCAACAACTGTTCCAGCGATCTCAACGCCTGGATGGGATTGTTCCGCGAGTTTGCCGCGGCGATGGGCTTCGAAGCGGATTCCGGCAAATTGTTCGGCGTCCTGCTGAACAAGGCGCTCGAAGCCGATCCCGACGGAGGCGGCCTGCTGAGCTACGGGTATCTGTCGGGCGAGAACATCACGGGGCTTGAGCAGGGACGCCCGCTGTTCGTCCGTTCGCCGGAAAGCAGCTTCACGCTGGCGAACTTCATGCGGACGCATCTGTTCACGGCGTTCGGGGCGCTCAAGCTCGGCATGGACATCCTGACCGAGAACGAACAGGTCGCGATCGACAGCCTGCTCGGCCACGGCGGCTTGTTCAAGACGCCGGTCGTGGGCCAGCGGATGCTGGCCGCCGCGCTGAACGTGCCGATCTCGGTCATGTCGACCGCCGGCGAAGGCGGAGCGTGGGGCATGGCGCTGCTCGCGGCTTACATGACGGACCGCGAAGCGGACGAGAGCCTGGAGCATTTCCTGGGTGAAAAAGTGTTCAAAGACGTCGAAGGCGAAGAAATCTCGCCGGACGCATCGGATGTTGAAGGTTTCCGGACGTTTATCCAGCGTTATCGGGCCGGACTTGCTATCGAGCAGGCGGCTGTCGACCATCTTAACTAG
- a CDS encoding ABC-F family ATP-binding cassette domain-containing protein translates to MIKVENLSFSFPQKELYSNISFTLEEGQHCAFIGTSGSGKSTLIDILMDPERYLFEGKLEIEPGFTIGHVSQFSQVDNSRPMTVFEYIGEEFIQVQDEITAIYAEMATSSDLDALMEKSQSALDAFEAMDGDNYENTINKQLNLANLIKLRDADVSALSGGEFKLVQVMKQMLLRPDLLIMDEPDVFLDFENLNALKKLINAHKGMLLVVTHNRYLLNHCFNKIIHLENTELQEFDGRYIDYNFYLLQTKIELQEITVAEAEEIARYDGIIDNLREIATYNSEASRGRALKARVRFQERLEARRIKEPFVDIKQPNIRLGMDEAPEETVLVNVEDYSVSFDELLLEHVTFEIKSTDKIALIGPNGTGKTTLLRDIFRGTHPAIQVSDEARPAYLSQLQGETLQDSNTILNEFIDAGFKTYDEIRAHLLQYGFEGEILEQKIQSLSGGEKNMLQLAKAAGSGANLLLLDEPTSHLDLYSQIALDQAIQDYKGAILMISHDFYSVVNGMDYVLIIDNKTVRKMSMRKFRQMIYNRHFDRGYLEAEQNKKAVELKVELALKDKNFELAKKWVDELEQLIKQL, encoded by the coding sequence ATGATAAAAGTTGAAAACCTATCGTTCTCTTTTCCGCAAAAAGAACTGTACAGCAACATCTCGTTCACGCTCGAAGAAGGCCAGCACTGCGCGTTTATCGGGACGAGCGGCAGCGGCAAAAGCACGTTGATCGACATCCTGATGGACCCGGAGCGGTATTTGTTCGAAGGCAAGCTTGAGATCGAGCCGGGCTTCACGATCGGACATGTGAGCCAGTTCTCGCAGGTGGACAACAGCCGGCCGATGACCGTGTTCGAATATATCGGCGAAGAGTTCATCCAGGTGCAGGACGAAATCACGGCGATCTATGCGGAGATGGCGACGTCGTCGGATCTGGATGCGCTGATGGAGAAGTCCCAGTCGGCTTTGGACGCTTTTGAAGCGATGGACGGGGACAATTACGAGAATACGATCAACAAGCAGCTGAACCTGGCCAACCTGATCAAGCTCCGGGATGCGGACGTATCCGCTCTGAGCGGCGGCGAGTTCAAGCTCGTGCAGGTCATGAAGCAAATGCTGCTGCGTCCGGACCTGCTGATCATGGACGAACCGGACGTCTTTCTGGACTTCGAGAACCTCAATGCGCTCAAGAAGCTGATCAACGCGCACAAAGGCATGCTGCTCGTCGTGACGCACAACCGCTATCTGCTCAACCACTGCTTCAACAAGATCATCCACCTCGAAAATACGGAACTGCAGGAGTTCGACGGACGTTATATCGATTACAACTTCTACCTGCTTCAGACGAAAATCGAGCTGCAGGAGATCACGGTGGCGGAAGCCGAAGAGATCGCGCGCTACGACGGCATTATCGACAATCTGCGCGAGATCGCGACGTACAATTCGGAAGCTTCGCGCGGCCGGGCGCTCAAAGCGCGGGTGCGGTTCCAGGAGAGACTGGAAGCGCGCCGTATCAAGGAGCCGTTCGTCGACATCAAGCAGCCGAATATCCGCTTGGGCATGGACGAGGCGCCGGAAGAGACGGTACTGGTCAACGTTGAGGACTACAGCGTTTCTTTTGACGAGCTGCTGCTCGAACACGTGACTTTCGAGATCAAATCGACGGACAAAATCGCCCTGATCGGGCCGAACGGCACCGGGAAGACGACGCTGCTGCGCGATATTTTCCGCGGCACGCATCCGGCGATCCAGGTCAGCGACGAGGCCCGGCCGGCGTACCTCTCCCAGCTGCAGGGCGAGACGCTTCAGGATTCCAATACGATTCTGAACGAATTTATCGACGCCGGCTTCAAGACGTACGACGAGATCCGGGCACATCTGCTTCAATACGGCTTCGAAGGCGAGATTCTGGAACAGAAGATACAATCGCTGTCCGGCGGGGAGAAAAACATGCTCCAGTTGGCGAAAGCCGCAGGCAGCGGGGCCAATCTGCTGCTGCTGGACGAACCGACGAGCCATCTGGACCTCTATTCGCAGATCGCGCTGGATCAGGCCATTCAGGACTACAAAGGCGCGATCCTCATGATCTCCCACGATTTCTATTCGGTCGTCAACGGCATGGATTACGTGCTGATCATCGACAACAAGACGGTCCGCAAGATGAGCATGCGCAAGTTCAGACAGATGATCTACAACCGTCACTTCGATCGCGGCTATCTGGAAGCGGAGCAGAACAAGAAAGCTGTCGAGCTGAAAGTCGAGCTTGCGTTAAAAGACAAAAACTTCGAGCTGGCCAAAAAGTGGGTCGACGAACTGGAACAGTTGATCAAGCAGCTGTAA
- a CDS encoding YczE/YyaS/YitT family protein — MIMLVGNIFLGMGISIFKLSGLGNDPFSGMVMALADTSGIEYARFLILLNLSLFVIQLIAGRRFIGIGTVVNAVFLGYIVTFFYNIWIDLPGEPQLLWQRVITVAVGVVICSFGVSLYQTSNVGIAPYDCLSLIMRDRFPRVGYFWHRMFTDALCALICFLFGGIIGLGTLVCMFGLGPIIHFFNVHFTEKIRGDRRKSGKSVKMRTE, encoded by the coding sequence ATGATTATGTTGGTTGGCAATATTTTTTTGGGTATGGGAATTAGCATTTTCAAACTGTCCGGCTTGGGGAACGATCCTTTTAGCGGTATGGTGATGGCCCTTGCGGATACGAGCGGGATCGAGTATGCCCGATTTCTGATCCTGCTCAACCTGTCTTTGTTCGTAATCCAGCTGATCGCGGGACGACGGTTTATCGGAATCGGCACCGTGGTCAACGCCGTATTTCTGGGCTACATCGTTACGTTTTTCTATAACATCTGGATCGACCTGCCCGGCGAACCCCAACTGCTGTGGCAGCGCGTAATTACGGTAGCGGTTGGCGTCGTCATCTGCAGTTTCGGCGTATCCCTGTATCAGACGTCCAACGTCGGCATCGCGCCTTACGATTGTCTGTCGCTGATCATGAGAGATCGCTTCCCGCGAGTCGGCTATTTCTGGCATCGCATGTTCACGGACGCTCTCTGCGCGCTGATCTGCTTCCTGTTCGGAGGCATCATCGGGCTGGGGACGCTGGTGTGCATGTTCGGACTCGGACCGATCATTCATTTTTTCAATGTGCATTTTACGGAAAAGATACGGGGTGACCGACGTAAAAGCGGCAAGTCAGTAAAAATGCGGACGGAGTGA
- a CDS encoding VOC family protein produces MNFASVRIITDDVDGLAEFYEKVTGIAAERPAPVFAEIVMPSGTLAIGHSQTAQLFGADSAVAASNRTVIIELRVEDIEAEYARLKPWVGQWVQEPTTMPWGNRSMLLRDPDGNLINLFEPVSEAAIERFKDR; encoded by the coding sequence ATGAATTTCGCATCTGTACGCATCATCACGGACGATGTAGACGGTCTGGCCGAGTTTTACGAAAAAGTCACGGGAATCGCGGCCGAGCGGCCTGCGCCCGTATTTGCCGAAATCGTTATGCCTTCGGGCACACTCGCTATCGGTCACTCTCAGACCGCGCAGCTCTTCGGAGCGGATTCCGCGGTGGCAGCCTCCAATCGCACGGTGATCATCGAGCTTCGTGTAGAAGATATCGAAGCGGAGTATGCGCGGCTCAAGCCGTGGGTCGGCCAATGGGTGCAGGAACCGACGACCATGCCGTGGGGGAACCGGTCGATGCTGCTGCGCGATCCGGACGGCAATCTGATTAATCTGTTCGAGCCGGTCAGCGAGGCCGCGATCGAACGGTTCAAAGACCGATAA
- a CDS encoding winged helix-turn-helix transcriptional regulator, with protein MSISDLKGKETVIGDTPFGYTMSVIGGKWKMAILYLLAANQPVRFNEMQRQLGSVTYKVLSAQLKELEADGLVQRKEYPQVPPKVEYSLMPKGQTLLPVLEQLCEWGVQNRQPEDTEPFLFL; from the coding sequence ATGAGCATATCCGACTTGAAAGGGAAGGAGACGGTCATCGGGGACACGCCGTTCGGCTATACGATGTCCGTGATCGGCGGGAAGTGGAAGATGGCGATTCTGTACCTGTTGGCAGCCAATCAGCCGGTTCGTTTCAACGAGATGCAGCGGCAGCTCGGGTCGGTCACTTACAAAGTGCTCAGTGCGCAGCTCAAAGAATTGGAAGCGGATGGGCTGGTGCAGCGCAAAGAGTATCCGCAGGTTCCGCCCAAAGTGGAGTATTCGTTGATGCCGAAAGGACAGACGCTGCTGCCGGTACTGGAACAGCTGTGCGAATGGGGCGTGCAGAATCGACAGCCTGAAGACACTGAGCCCTTTCTGTTCTTGTAA
- a CDS encoding RidA family protein gives MTTIQTYNHTLWDHGISQGYRAGNTLYISGQFAHNAAGEFVGAGDIQAQMRQTLENLDTVLQEFGATKSNLAYVEIYLTHAQEHGERAIEMFKAYIADHRPAGSMIGVTYLALPEQWVEVSAVAHIDQ, from the coding sequence ATGACAACTATTCAAACGTACAACCATACTCTCTGGGATCACGGGATTTCCCAGGGCTACCGCGCAGGCAACACGCTGTACATCTCCGGACAGTTCGCGCATAATGCGGCAGGCGAATTTGTCGGAGCGGGCGATATTCAAGCCCAGATGCGGCAGACGCTGGAGAACCTGGATACGGTATTGCAGGAGTTTGGGGCAACCAAATCCAACCTGGCTTATGTCGAAATCTATCTGACTCATGCGCAGGAACATGGAGAACGCGCGATCGAGATGTTCAAAGCATACATCGCGGACCATCGTCCGGCAGGAAGCATGATCGGCGTAACGTATCTGGCACTTCCGGAGCAGTGGGTGGAAGTAAGCGCAGTTGCACATATCGATCAGTAA
- a CDS encoding DUF2075 domain-containing protein, translated as MIIYSSSALAFREKVDNNQLTAEIEEAFISKMGKRPNPSERRAWNNSMQFMERIVRNSRIADDCGVMIEYNIPSTSKRVDFIVAGKDEAGKDNFIIVELKQWERASETDREDVVVTYLGGQERETTHPSYQAWSYRQHLEDMNEAVHSSDLVSHSCAYLHNYRSPQPDPLKSERYAHYISKAPLFMSEDTQKLQNFLYKHIGQGDGVNLLYLIENGKIRPSKKLIDHVDGLFKGNSAFVLLDEQKIAYETIMSLAKNANRKRTILIKGGPGTGKSVISMNALGGLLKHKLNVKFVAPTASFRTVMVETLVKQQPKDKGRARSLFAGSGQFWDSPENFFDVMVVDEAHRLKGKGAYQYKGENQIEDIVKASKVNVFFVDDFQRIRPDDIGSTDEIKRIAERYGSEIHEYTLTAQFRCSGAEGFINWIDHILQIRETGNFNGWDRNAFEFKLMDNPHELYEAIKQKTAEGSNARMLAGFAWDWSKNEDGNYNGEIEDVIIKEHDFRMPWNGRAISSKWAIHESGVEQIGCVHTSQGLEFDYVGVIVGNDLKFDPESMQIYADYDEYKDTMGKRGLKKNNEKLTALIKNIYKVLISRGMKGCYLYCRNPELRTYLQDQLDRTLTEAHPS; from the coding sequence ATGATTATTTACAGCAGCAGCGCTTTGGCTTTTCGTGAAAAGGTAGACAACAATCAACTAACGGCCGAGATCGAAGAAGCTTTTATTAGTAAAATGGGTAAGCGGCCGAACCCGAGTGAACGACGGGCATGGAACAATTCCATGCAGTTTATGGAACGAATCGTACGCAATTCCCGAATTGCCGACGATTGCGGCGTAATGATCGAATACAATATTCCTTCAACAAGCAAACGAGTAGATTTTATCGTAGCGGGCAAAGACGAAGCAGGCAAAGACAACTTTATTATCGTGGAATTGAAGCAGTGGGAAAGAGCCAGCGAGACAGATCGCGAAGACGTCGTCGTGACTTACCTTGGCGGACAAGAGCGCGAAACGACTCATCCTTCTTATCAGGCATGGTCTTATCGGCAGCATCTGGAAGATATGAACGAAGCCGTTCATTCCAGCGATCTTGTTAGCCATTCTTGTGCGTATCTGCATAATTATCGCTCGCCGCAGCCTGATCCGTTAAAAAGCGAGAGATATGCGCATTACATAAGCAAAGCCCCTTTGTTTATGTCTGAAGACACACAAAAGCTGCAAAATTTTCTGTATAAACATATTGGTCAAGGAGACGGAGTTAATCTGCTCTATCTGATTGAGAACGGTAAAATTCGCCCTTCCAAAAAATTGATCGATCATGTGGATGGACTGTTTAAAGGTAATTCTGCATTCGTACTCTTGGATGAACAGAAAATTGCTTATGAAACCATTATGAGCTTGGCTAAAAATGCGAACCGCAAGCGTACGATTCTGATCAAAGGGGGACCGGGTACAGGCAAATCGGTTATATCCATGAACGCGCTTGGAGGATTGCTGAAGCACAAGTTGAACGTAAAGTTCGTCGCGCCTACTGCGTCTTTCCGAACCGTTATGGTGGAGACGTTAGTCAAGCAGCAGCCCAAAGATAAAGGAAGAGCCCGCTCGCTTTTTGCCGGATCGGGACAATTTTGGGATAGCCCCGAAAACTTTTTCGATGTCATGGTCGTCGATGAAGCGCATCGTCTCAAAGGCAAAGGTGCTTATCAATACAAGGGCGAGAATCAAATCGAGGATATCGTCAAAGCTTCTAAAGTAAACGTGTTTTTTGTTGACGATTTTCAGAGAATTCGCCCGGACGATATCGGATCGACGGATGAAATCAAACGAATTGCTGAACGGTATGGTTCGGAAATTCATGAATATACGCTTACTGCGCAGTTTCGCTGTTCCGGTGCCGAAGGATTTATCAATTGGATCGATCATATTTTGCAAATCCGCGAAACGGGAAATTTTAATGGCTGGGATCGCAATGCGTTTGAATTCAAGCTGATGGACAATCCGCATGAACTTTATGAAGCGATTAAGCAAAAAACGGCCGAAGGCAGTAATGCGCGGATGTTGGCTGGTTTTGCCTGGGATTGGTCGAAGAATGAAGACGGGAATTACAACGGTGAAATTGAAGACGTCATCATAAAAGAACACGACTTCAGAATGCCCTGGAACGGAAGAGCCATCTCCAGCAAATGGGCCATTCATGAAAGCGGAGTAGAACAAATCGGGTGTGTGCATACCTCTCAAGGTCTGGAATTCGATTATGTTGGCGTCATTGTCGGCAATGATCTGAAATTCGATCCGGAAAGCATGCAGATCTATGCCGACTATGATGAATATAAAGATACAATGGGCAAGCGCGGCCTCAAAAAGAATAATGAAAAATTGACGGCGTTGATCAAAAATATATATAAAGTCCTGATTTCAAGAGGAATGAAAGGGTGTTACCTGTACTGCCGGAATCCTGAATTGAGAACGTATCTGCAGGATCAGTTGGACAGAACGCTTACCGAGGCGCATCCTTCGTAG
- a CDS encoding nucleotide pyrophosphohydrolase translates to MREELIEKILAFRQERNWEQFNNPKDLAISLSLEASELLETFQWKSSDEAVALKKEEMASELADILIYAVYLAHDLDLDIEEIILAKLQKNAVKYPIAKAFGKKDKYTNL, encoded by the coding sequence ATGAGAGAAGAGCTTATCGAGAAAATCCTCGCTTTTCGTCAGGAACGAAACTGGGAGCAGTTTAATAACCCCAAAGACTTAGCTATTTCGTTAAGCCTGGAAGCTTCGGAATTGTTGGAAACCTTTCAATGGAAATCTTCGGATGAAGCCGTTGCTTTGAAAAAAGAAGAAATGGCAAGCGAGTTGGCTGACATCTTGATCTATGCGGTTTATTTGGCACACGATCTCGATCTGGACATCGAAGAAATCATCTTGGCTAAACTCCAAAAAAATGCAGTTAAATATCCAATCGCTAAAGCATTCGGCAAAAAGGACAAATACACTAACCTATAG